The Solibacillus sp. FSL R7-0668 genome includes the window ACGTGCGATCGAACGCTCAGACGTTGTGTTAGTTGTTCTGAATGCCGATGAAGGGATTCAAGAACAAGACAAAAAAATCGCTGGTTACGCGCATGAAGCAGGTAAAGCAGTCATTATCGTAGTGAATAAATGGGATGCAATCGAAAAAGATGAGAAAACGATGAATTTCTATACAGAACAAATTCGGGAGCATTTCTTATTCTTAGATTACGCACCAATTGTATTCGTATCCGCGAAAACAAAACAGCGTGTACGCAATATTTTACCAATCATTAAACGTGTGAGTGAAAACCACGCAATGCGTATTCAATCATCCATCTTAAATGAAGTGATTGAGGACTCCGTTGCACGTAACCCTGCGCCAACAGACAAAGGCAAGCGTTTACGTATTTACTATGCAACACAAGTGGCGATTAAACCACCAACATTTGTTGTCTTCGTAAATGAACCAGAAATGATGCACTTCTCTTATGAACGCTTCTTAGAAAATCGAATCCGTGAAACTTTCGACTTCGAAGGAACACCAATTCGTTTAATTACACGTGCACGCGACTAGCTTTTTTCTTTTTTCAGCCTTCATCTTAAATTAGAGAAGGATGAAAACTAAGTGTAAGTCCAAAAATTTGGACAAGAGTTCGTTGAGGCAAAATGAAAGAATAGCGCTAGTTTATGCAAATGAACTAGCGTATTTGTTTTACAGAATTTGACTTAAAGGAAACGGTGGAACTAAAACTTTGAGTGAAATTGGGGGTTTTATAATGGAAAATGTAGTAGTTTTAGGGGCAGGCTCTTGGGGAACTGCATTGGCAATTGTGTTAGCCGAAAATGGTCATAATACGTTGATTTGGTCGCATCGTGAGGAGCAGGCAAACGAAATTAATACAATGCATACAAATAAAAAATATTTGCCCAATACCGTATTGCCAGAATCATTGCGGGCTACAAGCGATTTACAGGTGGCGGCTCAACATGGCTCGACAATTGTCATGGCTGTACCTACTAAGGGGATTCGTGAAGTTTGTGTGAATATTTCGCGCTATTTGGAGCAATCAGCGCTATTTGTACATGTATCAAAAGGTATCGAACCTGATACACTTATGCGCATTTCAGAATTAATGGAACAAAGCTTAGCGGCACATGCTGTCAGTGATATTGTCGTATTATCAGGGCCATCTCATGCAGAAGAGGTTGTATTGCAGCATCCAACGACGGTAACCGCGGCATGCACTAATTTAGCTGCTGCCGAAAAAGTACAGGATTTGTTTATGAACCATTATTTCCGTGTCTATACCAATGATGATGTTGTTGGCGTGGAGATTGGTGGCGCACTAAAAAATGTCATTGCATTAGCTGCAGGTATGACAGACGGCTTGAACTTTGGTGACAATGCAAAGGCGGCATTAATTACACGTGGCTTGGCGGAAATTACTCGTCTTGGCGTCAAAATGGGCGGGAATCCGTTTACATTTGCAGGGCTGACAGGTATGGGGGACTTAATCGTTACTTGTACAAGCGTGCACTCACGTAACTGGCGTGCAGGCAATATGCTCGGAAAAGGCATGAAGCTTGACCAAGTGCTTGAAGAAATGGGCATGGTGGTCGAAGGGGTACGCACGACAAAAGCCGCGCATCAATTAGCGTTGAAATATGAGGTGTCAATGCCGATTACCTCTGCGCTGTATGATGTATTATTTAATGATATGGAGCCAAAAGTACTGGTTGCTTCGTTAATGCATCGTACGAAAAAAAGAGAAATTGATGAAATGAGCTAATGAAAAATAGCTTGTAAGTAAAGTTCGAAATTTTAATAATTTGTCACAAATCAGGAGGTAACAATCGGTGCCTCCTGTATTTTTTTGCCTAAAAAGGCTATAATTATTTGCGGGATAGACATGAATTTAATAGAAAGGCGGTTTTAATATTGCAACACCTTATGCAATTCAACCCATCGACATTGATCTTCGCCTCTGCGCGCGGTCCGTTAGCTAGCATGCATGCACTGGATGTTATGTGGGTTTCGTTTTATTCAATTGGCTTATTGCTTGTTTCGTTATTAATCATCTCGGCCGTTCGTAAATGGGTACATAATGCTTTTTTATCTTTTCTTTTGAAATTAGTGGCGTATGTTCTATTTTTCATCGGAACATTATTAATGGTGCTCGTCATATTAACATGGCCAAACTAATGAAAGAGGGATACATATGAAAAAGTTTATGAAGTGGTTTGCTGTTTTATCGTTTGTCTTTGTCATGTTAGCGGGTTGTGGCTCAGCGACGAATTTTGATCAATCGAGCTTACGTCCAGATGTTGATATGTTAGCTGGCGTACAACGCGCGGTGGAAGAGTATCAAAAAGATACGGGTGTACTGCCTATTAAGACAAAAGATGAAGATACGGATATTTTCATAAAATATTTAATTGATTTTGAAAAACTTGTGCCGAAGTATATTGGTTCTCCTCCTGCCAATTCCTATGAGAAGGGCGGTATTTTCCAATATATGATTTGGGATGCGGAAAATAATCCAACGGTGAAATTAGTCGATTTACGTACACCAGAGCGTATACGTGAGATTAATATTCGTTTTAATGCATCTCAGTATCCACAGTTTAAAGATAAAGTACAAGAACATGTGTACACAATCAACTTTAAAAATATTGGCTATAAGGAAGACATAACAGTAAATAGTCCTTATTCCAATAATCAACTGCCCTTCATTGTAACTGCTGAAGGGGATATCTATGTAGACTATTCAATGGATTTATATAATTATATGAAAGATCAAAATATTACTGCACAACCGGGTGATGACATTCGTGAGCTATTAGTAGATAATTTCCCAGTAGTGCCTGCCTATTCATTACCATATACAGTGGATGAAAATAATGAACCCGTTATTGTCTATGATCCACTCAAAAAATAATTTTTTAAAATCTCGCGCTGTACGTGCGGGATTTTTTTCATAGGATGGTTATTTAATTCATATGGTGTTAGTGAGCATTTTTGCAGTTTTTGATTTCGCTTAAAGAGGAGGCAATGTGATTAGCGAACAAATTTTTCAACAGTTGGCACAGCGTACAAACGGTGATTTGTATATTGGGGTAGTGGGACCTGTTCGAGTAGGAAAATCGACATTTGTGAAAAAGGTAATGGAAAATGTTATTTTACCGAATATTGATAATGCGGAAGACCGAATGCGCGCAATGGATGAATTACCTCAAAGTTCGCCAGGACCTGTTATAATGACGTCCGAGCCGAAATTTGTCCCTGCACAGGGGACGACGGTTTCATTTGGTCAAAGTGGCATCCCGATGCGTGTACGACTTGTAGATTGTGTAGGCTATGTAATTGACGGTGCAAAAGGTTATGAAGATGAGTCTGGCCCTAAATATGTCCAAACACCATGGCATAATGAGGCGATTGCATTTCAAGAGGCGGCCAAAATTGGCACCGATAAAGTCATTCGAGATCATGCGAATATCGGTATTGTTATTACGGCGGACGGCACAGTCAATGGCATGAGTCGTGGGGCTGCTCAAAAGGCAGAGCAAGAAATTATCGAGCAGCTAACTGATATTGGCAAGCCGTTTGTTATTGTTTTAAATAGTACAACGCCAAATAGTATGGAAGCACAAACGATCCGTAAGCAACTAGCAGAGACTTATGAAGTGCCGGTCATTGCGACATCGATTACGAATATGCAACTAGAGGATATTATGTATGTCCTGCAAGAAGCCTTATTTGAATTTCCAGTTAATGAAATTCGAGTGGAAAAGCCAGATTGGTTAGATGTACTAGGGCATGATCACGAACTGAATGAAACACTTTCCTTTGCAAGCACGCAGCTGCAAGATGATTTTATGAAGATTCGTGACGTGGAAGAAGCGAGTGCGATTTTACAGCAAATTGATTTTGTTGAAAATTGCACAGTAGAATCAATTGACCCAGGTTTAGGGGTTGCGACGCTGCGTGTAACGCTCTACAACGATATTTATAAGGAAGTATGTAAAAAATGGCTTGAAAAACCAGTAGATTCAAAAAAGGATTGGCTCTTATTTATTAAAGAAGCATCTGAGGCAAAAAGTGCGCAGCAACGTTTTCGTAATGCTATTGAAGAGGCTAAAGGTAGTGGCTACGGTGTGACATTACCGATGATGGACGAATTTGAACCGAGTGAGCCAGAATTGATTTCTCAAAATAATTTTTATGGGGTGCGCATGAAAGCTGTTGCGCCATCTTATCACATTATTCGAATTGATATGGAGGCGGAGTTTGCACCATTAATTGGCTCAGAATTCCATAGCCAGCATTTGCTGAAGGATCTGCAGCATGCCTATTCCTATGACCGCAATGCACTTTGGCAAACGCAATTATTTGGAACGCCATTACATGAGGTACTGACAGAAAGCATTCGCTATAAGATGAAGGGCGTGCCAGAACATGCAAAAGATCGTATGCGTTTAATGTTGGAACGAATGATTAATGAAGGTGAACGTGGCTTGATTACGTTTATCATCTAATAATGAGGGAATGAAAAGAATAGTAATACCTGTGCAGGATAGCTCACTTTCTAGGTGATTTGTCCTGTAATTTCTGTTTTTTTGTAAAAAAAGTTAAATTATCAGTGAAACATGGATGAATTCAGTTGCGTAGCGGTTTTCAGTGTGTTACTCTTTTTACAGGATTTGATTCATGACCCTTTGAGAGGAGGTGAATGGTGTGAATAAAACAGAATTAGTAAACTCTGTTGCTGAAGCGGCAGGTCTTTCTAAAAAAGACGCTTCTAAAGCAGTTGAATCTGTATTTGATGCAATTCAAGATGCTCTTGCAAAGGGTGACAAAGTACAATTAATCGGTTTTGGTAACTTCGAAGTACGTGAACGTGCGGCTCGTAAAGGTCGTAACCCACAAACAGGTAAAGAAATCGAAATCGCTGCTTCAAAAGTACCTGCTTTCAAGCCAGGTAAAGCACTTAAAGACGCTGTAAAATAATTTTAGCTCTTGAGTTACATAGAGTAGTCTTCAGTTTAGCTGAGGACTACTCTTTTTTATTACAGAAATACCTGGAGATTGCTGTTAATTAGTCGCTCGATTTTACACGAAAAGCTTTTTTCTGCAAGAACTATAATAAAAATAGAAGAACTGTTTTGAACTTAAGCGCCAGATGTGCTACGATTCAAGGGTATGTTTTAAGTTAACTAGTAAATAATCACGAAAAAGAAATGTCAATTTTCGTATTCAATAATACATAATACGTTTTGGTTTGTAGGAGGAACTTTTTTCATGGCAAATGTCGATTTAAAGAAGATTGAAGAAGCGGTAAAAATGATTTTAGAAGCAGTTGGTGAAGATGTTGATCGTGAAGGGTTACTTGATACGCCAAAACGAGTTTCAAAAATGTATGCAGAGATGTTCAGTGGTTTGAACGAAGACCCGAGAGAGTTTTTTAGCACGGTATTTCATGAAGACCACGAAGAGTTTGTATTAGTAAAAGATATCGCCTTTCATTCAATGTGCGAGCATCATTTAGTCCCGTTTTACGGAAAAGCCCATGTGGCCTATATTCCTAAAGATGGCAAAGTGGCGGGCTTAAGTAAGCTTGGTCGCTGCGTAGAGTCTGTTGCGCGCCGCCCTCAATTGCAGGAACGTATTACGTCTACTGTAGCGGATACGATCATGGAGATGCTTGATCCTAAAGGGGTATATGTTGTCGTAGAAGCAGAGCATATGTGCATGACGATGCGTGGATTAAAAAAGCCAGGTGCCAAAACAGTAACAGCGGTTGCGCGCGGTGTCTATGAAACGGACGATGTAAAACGCAATGAAGTGATGACGTTTATTCAAATGAAATAAATATATATGGTATGATTAGAAAAACACATTTCGTACAAAATAGTGCAAAATGAAGTCAATTCTTAAGTGGATTCATGGAAAGTTAATATTTTTCTATCCACAAAAAGAGAATTTAACATGTGGGGAGAACGAAATAATGGCACAACCAGATTATATTATTATCGAAGCTGAAGAAGATGGCGTACATGTAATTGGTTTAACTCGTGGCACGGATACTAAGTTTCACCATTCTGAAAAATTAGACGCAGGTGAAGTGATGATTGCGCAATTTACTGAGCATACGTCAGCAATGAAAATCCGCGGAAAAGCAACTATTCATTCAGCACATGGTGTCGTACAAAGTAAAAAATAATCAAATACATGCGAGTATTTGAAGCTTGAAAACAGTGAAATGGAGTAATTTCTATGAGTGCAACATCTATTACACAAGCCATCCATACGTTACAATCAAATATTTTACAGCATGTTCATCATAGAGCTTTACTACAAAATGTTGGACAGCCTACATTGCAACAAGAGCAGCTATTTTTCATCCAATTGCCCTTTCTAGACACAGCGCCAATGAATGATGAACAAATGAAAAGTGCAGTTGCTGTAGGTGTTGTACATGCATCGCTTTTAGAGCATGAAAACGTAAAAGAAACAGAAAGCACAAGCAAGCAGCAGCAGCTAACCGTCCTTTCTGGGGATTATTATAGTGGACGCTATTATCAAATTTTAGCGCATACCGGCAATATCGCCTTAATTCAAAAACTATCGCAAGGAATTGTGGAGCGATGTGAGCACCAAGTCCGTATTTATGAACAAGCGCACACATTGGAGGACTGGATTGAAAGTCTAACGGTGATTGAAAGCAAATTGATTGAGCAATTTTATAAAGTGTTCAACTTTACAGATTATATTGAGCTTATGAAACAATCGTTAACAATTATTCGATTGCAAAAAGAGTTGAGGGCATTGCAACAAGGGCAGTCTGGCTTTTTGTATAAAGCTTTTTTGCTAGAAGAACAAGCGTTTTCACGCGATGAGATAATCGAGGTAATTCAACAGCTCTTGCAACAGCGCAAGGAACAGCTGCAAGAGCTGCTAAATAGAACAAAAATGGATGAAGAGCTTAAGCAAGCAATCGTGCAACTATGTGCGATTTAGAGAGACAAGGAAGGTTTTGAAAAAATGGCGAAATCGAAAGAACAGCGTGTTCATGAAGTGTTTGAAAATATTTCAGACAGCTACGATAAAATGAATTCCGTTATTAGTTTCCAAATGCATATTGGCTGGCGCGATGATACGATGAAGCGTATGGACGTCAAAAAAGGGTCTACATGCCTAGATGTATGCTGTGGCACTGCAGACTGGACCATTGCCCTAGCAAAAGCAGTTGGTGAAGAAGGGACAGTAAAAGGTCTCGATTTCAGTGAAAACATGCTAAAGGTCGGTAAAGATAAAACAGCCAACATGAAAAATGTAGAGCTTATTCATGGTAATGCAATGGAATTACCGTTTGAGGATAATACATTCGACTATGTGACAATCGGCTTTGGTTTAAGAAATGTTCCAGATTATCTACAAGTATTACGCGAAATGAATCGTGTCGTAAAACCAGGTGGTATGGTTGTCTGTTTAGAGACATCTCAATCAGAAATTCCAGGGTATCGTCAATTATTCCGCTTTTACTTTAAATACATTATGCCGATTTTCGGAAAACTATTTGCTAAAAGCTACAATGAGTATTCTTGGTTACAAGAATCCGCAAATGATTTCCCAGGTATGAAAAAGCTGGCACAAATGTTTAAAGATGCGGGCTTACAAAATGTAACATACAAACCATATAGCGGTGGGGCAGCTGCGATGCATATGGGCTTTAAAAAGAAATAATAGTGGGAGTAGGTTTTGACGCGTGGAAAAGATGAAACTAAAAATGCTATATGCGGATATTAAATCAGATATAGAAATCATCGAAAACGAATTAGAACAAGCGTTGAATTCATCTTCACACATATTGAATGATGCCTCTATTTATTTACTACAAGGCGGCGGGAAGCGCATTCGCCCTGTATTTGTGTTACTAAGTGCAAAATTTGGCGACTATAATATTGAGCGAATGAAAAATATTGCCGTACCATTAGAATTGATTCATATGGGGTCATTAGTACATGATGATGTCATTGATGATTCTGATATGCGTCGCGGGCGTGAAACGGTGAAATCCCAGTACAACAACCGTGTGGCGATGTATACAGGTAATTTTATTTTTGGGAAAGCATTGCAATACGTGACAGATATTGAAAACCCACGTGTGCACCAAATTTTAGCAGAAACAATGGTAGAGTTAGTAAATGGAGAGGTCATTCAAATCGAGGATAAGTTTCGTTTAGATCAACATTTGAAAGATTATTTCCGCCGTATTAAGCGTAAAACAGCGTTATTAATAGAATCTAGTTGCGAGCTTGGGGCAGTCGTAAGTGGGGCAGATGAAGAAACCATTCGTCACTTAAAGCGCTATGGCTATTTCGTAGGCATGAGCTTCCAAATTGTTGATGATATTTTGGATTTTACGGCAACCGATAAGCAGCTAGGAAAGCCTGCCGGAAGCGATTTGCTACAGGGCAATATAACATTACCGATTTTATTGATGAAGGATGATCCGCAGCTGGCACAGTATTTAGAAAAGGTAGCCGCACAAGGATTAACTGAACAAGAACGCCAAGAAATGCTGGCACTTGTTCGAAAATCGGATGCCATCAAAGAGGCAACGAAAATTAGCAATCTATATTTACAAAAAGCATTAAAAGAAGTAGAGGCATTACCAAATCACCCGATGAAGAAAAAATTACGTGATATCGCACTATACATGGGCAAAAGAAAATCATAAAATAATTGAGCAAATTCTCGTATTACTTGAATATTTGTTGCAGATTGCGTGCGATTTTGGTAATATTTATCGGTAGGTGTAAAATCCTTTACTCAAATTTAAGGAGTGTTTAATAATGGCAATCGAAAAAACTTTTTTAATGGTTAAACCTGATGGCGTTGAACGTCAAGTAGTTGGAGATATCGTAGACCGCTTTGAGCGTCGTGGCTTCGAATTACGTGGAGCAAAATTAATGGTAGCTTCTCGTGAATTAGCAGAAGCACATTATGCTGAACATGCTGAGCGTCCATTCTTCGGTGAGTTAGTAGACTTCATCACTTCTGGTCCAGTATTCGGTATGGTTTGGGAAGGCGAAAACGTAATCCAATTAGCTCGTATCATGATGGGTGCAACTAAACCTGAAGATTCAGCTCCAGGTACAATCCGCGGTGACTACGCTGTAACTTTATCTCACAACGTAATCCACGGTTCTGACTCTTTAGCTTCTGCTGAGCGTGAAATCGGTTTATGGTTCCCAGAAGGCTTAGCTGAATAATTGAATCGATTCAAAAGCTATCACTTTATGTGGTAGCTTTTTTTGATGCAATCTACTAGAAATCTTGAAAAATAATCATCTAAATAGTGTATTAATGCTATAATATATTTAAATAATGAAACATATTGAGTGTAATCACCGTAAAAGTATAAAAGGGGTGAATAGCAATGTTTTGGGTAATGATCATGGTAATTGCCGTAGTAGGGATTTTGACGGATACGTATACGAAAAACAAAAAAATCGAACTGAAACGCTTTGATAAAGAAATCGAATTAGAAAAATTGCGACTCAAAAATTATGATAAAGAAACAGAAAAAATGAAATTAGAATTAGAGCATGCAAAACAACATCGAATTGAAATGAAATAAAATAATATACAAGCGATTAGAAGAATGGGGCGAGAGGGAATGTTTGAAATCATTATAATCATCTCCATTGTTTGTGGAACGGGCGTGGCTATTGCATTAACAGCGATTTTAACGGACCACAAAAAGGAACGACTAAAGCTTCAAATCGAAATGTTGGAAAAGGAAGCACAGTTAGAGCAAATTCGTTTGGAGAGCTACCAACTCGAAACCGAAAAAATGCGTATGGAGCTAGAACATTCCAAGCAACTTCTACTCGAAACGCGTAAGGACTAAATCATTTTAAACCTATGCTATCATGCATCTAAAATTCTTAAAGCACTTAAAAGAGCCTGTAACAATTTTGTGATATTAGTCAAAAGTTTGACTGGATTCATCTCCTACTTCTAGAAGAAGTGGATGAATCCAGTTAAATAGACAATTCCTATTTCAGAATTTGGATTAATCGGCTATAATAGGCTTACGAAACATGAGGGGAAAGATGATACAATGTCAGATTACGAACAATTTATAGATGGCATTAAGCGTAAAACGGGTATCGATTTAGCGCTTTACAAGGAAGCGCAAATGAAACGCCGATTAACTTCGCTTTATGAAAAAAAAGGCTTTAAAAACTTTGTTGAATTTTTAAACGCACTAGATAAAGATCGTGATTTAATGAATGAGTTTTTAGACCGCATGACCATTAACGTATCTGAGTTTTATCGTAATGGGAAGCGTTGGGAAGTGTTACAAAATAAAATTTTCCCACTGCTATTACAAACAAATAAACGACCTAAAATCTGGAGTGCTGCTTGTTCGACAGGTGAAGAGCCGTACAGCTTAGCGATGGTGTTATCATATCATTTACCACTATCACAAGTAGGTATATTAGCAACAGATTTAGACGAAAATGTCATTCAAAAGGCAAAGCTAGGTCTTTATCCAGAACGTTCTTTGGCAGAGGTTCCAAAGGATGTACAAGCTAAGTACTTTGATAAAGAAGGCCAATTTTATAAAGTGAAAGATGAAATTAAACGTACGGTTACGTTTAAAAAGCATAATTTATTAAAAGATAATTACGAATCCAATTTGGATTTAATCGTTTGCCGTAATGTCATGATTTACTTTACAGAGGAAGCGAAAGATCAAATTTATGAAAACTTCAGTAAAGCGCTACGTCCAGGTGGGATTTTATTTGTAGGATCAACCGAGCAAATTTTCAACCCAGCGCGTTATGGCTTTGAAGTAGAGGATACATTCTTTTATCGAAAAAAATAATGTTAACTATTTTTGTATGTCGTGAAAGCAGAACGTCAAATGAATTTTGAGGCTCGACAGAATGCGCTTTTCGTACAATCACGAAGGGCGCATTTTTGTTTTCAGTCAATAATAATTCAATGATTTGCTTTTCCATGCAATATTTTTTAGGTAAAACGTTCAGAATATTCTAAAATAGCAAAAGGATTGAACGAAAGGCTACTGCTATTTGAAATGAAATGTGTTATAGTGAAAAATACATACTTTAGCGAGTTGAAGGGAGAAA containing:
- a CDS encoding CheR family methyltransferase, which gives rise to MSDYEQFIDGIKRKTGIDLALYKEAQMKRRLTSLYEKKGFKNFVEFLNALDKDRDLMNEFLDRMTINVSEFYRNGKRWEVLQNKIFPLLLQTNKRPKIWSAACSTGEEPYSLAMVLSYHLPLSQVGILATDLDENVIQKAKLGLYPERSLAEVPKDVQAKYFDKEGQFYKVKDEIKRTVTFKKHNLLKDNYESNLDLIVCRNVMIYFTEEAKDQIYENFSKALRPGGILFVGSTEQIFNPARYGFEVEDTFFYRKK
- the hepT gene encoding heptaprenyl diphosphate synthase component II, with the protein product MEKMKLKMLYADIKSDIEIIENELEQALNSSSHILNDASIYLLQGGGKRIRPVFVLLSAKFGDYNIERMKNIAVPLELIHMGSLVHDDVIDDSDMRRGRETVKSQYNNRVAMYTGNFIFGKALQYVTDIENPRVHQILAETMVELVNGEVIQIEDKFRLDQHLKDYFRRIKRKTALLIESSCELGAVVSGADEETIRHLKRYGYFVGMSFQIVDDILDFTATDKQLGKPAGSDLLQGNITLPILLMKDDPQLAQYLEKVAAQGLTEQERQEMLALVRKSDAIKEATKISNLYLQKALKEVEALPNHPMKKKLRDIALYMGKRKS
- the ndk gene encoding nucleoside-diphosphate kinase yields the protein MAIEKTFLMVKPDGVERQVVGDIVDRFERRGFELRGAKLMVASRELAEAHYAEHAERPFFGELVDFITSGPVFGMVWEGENVIQLARIMMGATKPEDSAPGTIRGDYAVTLSHNVIHGSDSLASAEREIGLWFPEGLAE
- the folE gene encoding GTP cyclohydrolase I FolE; this translates as MANVDLKKIEEAVKMILEAVGEDVDREGLLDTPKRVSKMYAEMFSGLNEDPREFFSTVFHEDHEEFVLVKDIAFHSMCEHHLVPFYGKAHVAYIPKDGKVAGLSKLGRCVESVARRPQLQERITSTVADTIMEMLDPKGVYVVVEAEHMCMTMRGLKKPGAKTVTAVARGVYETDDVKRNEVMTFIQMK
- a CDS encoding heptaprenyl diphosphate synthase component 1; translation: MSATSITQAIHTLQSNILQHVHHRALLQNVGQPTLQQEQLFFIQLPFLDTAPMNDEQMKSAVAVGVVHASLLEHENVKETESTSKQQQLTVLSGDYYSGRYYQILAHTGNIALIQKLSQGIVERCEHQVRIYEQAHTLEDWIESLTVIESKLIEQFYKVFNFTDYIELMKQSLTIIRLQKELRALQQGQSGFLYKAFLLEEQAFSRDEIIEVIQQLLQQRKEQLQELLNRTKMDEELKQAIVQLCAI
- the spoIVA gene encoding stage IV sporulation protein A is translated as MISEQIFQQLAQRTNGDLYIGVVGPVRVGKSTFVKKVMENVILPNIDNAEDRMRAMDELPQSSPGPVIMTSEPKFVPAQGTTVSFGQSGIPMRVRLVDCVGYVIDGAKGYEDESGPKYVQTPWHNEAIAFQEAAKIGTDKVIRDHANIGIVITADGTVNGMSRGAAQKAEQEIIEQLTDIGKPFVIVLNSTTPNSMEAQTIRKQLAETYEVPVIATSITNMQLEDIMYVLQEALFEFPVNEIRVEKPDWLDVLGHDHELNETLSFASTQLQDDFMKIRDVEEASAILQQIDFVENCTVESIDPGLGVATLRVTLYNDIYKEVCKKWLEKPVDSKKDWLLFIKEASEAKSAQQRFRNAIEEAKGSGYGVTLPMMDEFEPSEPELISQNNFYGVRMKAVAPSYHIIRIDMEAEFAPLIGSEFHSQHLLKDLQHAYSYDRNALWQTQLFGTPLHEVLTESIRYKMKGVPEHAKDRMRLMLERMINEGERGLITFII
- a CDS encoding HU family DNA-binding protein, translated to MNKTELVNSVAEAAGLSKKDASKAVESVFDAIQDALAKGDKVQLIGFGNFEVRERAARKGRNPQTGKEIEIAASKVPAFKPGKALKDAVK
- a CDS encoding NAD(P)H-dependent glycerol-3-phosphate dehydrogenase gives rise to the protein MENVVVLGAGSWGTALAIVLAENGHNTLIWSHREEQANEINTMHTNKKYLPNTVLPESLRATSDLQVAAQHGSTIVMAVPTKGIREVCVNISRYLEQSALFVHVSKGIEPDTLMRISELMEQSLAAHAVSDIVVLSGPSHAEEVVLQHPTTVTAACTNLAAAEKVQDLFMNHYFRVYTNDDVVGVEIGGALKNVIALAAGMTDGLNFGDNAKAALITRGLAEITRLGVKMGGNPFTFAGLTGMGDLIVTCTSVHSRNWRAGNMLGKGMKLDQVLEEMGMVVEGVRTTKAAHQLALKYEVSMPITSALYDVLFNDMEPKVLVASLMHRTKKREIDEMS
- a CDS encoding DUF2768 domain-containing protein, with the protein product MQHLMQFNPSTLIFASARGPLASMHALDVMWVSFYSIGLLLVSLLIISAVRKWVHNAFLSFLLKLVAYVLFFIGTLLMVLVILTWPN
- a CDS encoding demethylmenaquinone methyltransferase, giving the protein MAKSKEQRVHEVFENISDSYDKMNSVISFQMHIGWRDDTMKRMDVKKGSTCLDVCCGTADWTIALAKAVGEEGTVKGLDFSENMLKVGKDKTANMKNVELIHGNAMELPFEDNTFDYVTIGFGLRNVPDYLQVLREMNRVVKPGGMVVCLETSQSEIPGYRQLFRFYFKYIMPIFGKLFAKSYNEYSWLQESANDFPGMKKLAQMFKDAGLQNVTYKPYSGGAAAMHMGFKKK
- the mtrB gene encoding trp RNA-binding attenuation protein MtrB, with the protein product MAQPDYIIIEAEEDGVHVIGLTRGTDTKFHHSEKLDAGEVMIAQFTEHTSAMKIRGKATIHSAHGVVQSKK